From one Pristis pectinata isolate sPriPec2 chromosome 12, sPriPec2.1.pri, whole genome shotgun sequence genomic stretch:
- the LOC127577004 gene encoding keratinocyte-associated transmembrane protein 2-like, which translates to MVRKTSSSRNAVLCLVVSVTFYMSIPVVLAQLENQTAELSKQNGTPGTQSPSSHTFSNSTGNVAPANKNKQFSSTTAASHSTVPDVTQQYGSTVVKTSKVVHQSTTENVITSSDTQSNGSDSQSTAVNKPDETMSTASDGAHPTQPSGSELASQSTAVNKPDETMTTASGGAHPTQPSGSELASQSTAVNKPDETMTTASGGAHPTQPSGSELASQSTAVNKPDETMTTASGGAHPTQPSGSELASQSTAVNKPDETMTTASGGAHPTQPSGSELASQSTAVNKPDKTMTTASDVATVAQPSVLDTSATAEVFLQSDIKIVAKPAVEDGHFIIYLIVGSILLSVVYIMYHNKNKIVSLCQKDGPKRTRRPKTSEYQRLDQNLSEVITSLKKKTNFKMS; encoded by the exons TTACTTTTTACATGAGCATCCCTGTCGTTCTGGCTCAATTAGAAAACCAGACTGCAGAATTATCAAAGCAAAACGGAACTCCTGGAACCCAAAGCCCATCTTCACACACTTTCTCTAACTCTACTGGAAATGTAGCTCCTGCCAATAAGAATAAGCAGTTTTCTAGTACAACTGCAGCTAGTCACAGCACTGTCCCAGATGTTACACAGCAATATGGATCTACAGTTGTCAAGACATCTAAAGTGGTCCATCAGTCTACCACTGAAAATGTGATTACATCCAGTGATACCCAGTCAAATGGGTCTGATTCCCAATCCACCGCTGTAAACAAACCTGATGAAACTATGTCCACGGCCAGTGATGGTGCACATCCGACCCAGCCAAGTGGATCTGAACTGGCTTCTCAGTCCACCGCTGTAAACAAACCTGATGAAACGATGACCACGGCCAGTGGTGGTGCACATCCGACCCAGCCAAGTGGATCTGAACTGGCTTCTCAGTCCACCGCTGTAAACAAACCTGATGAAACGATGACCACGGCCAGTGGTGGTGCACATCCGACCCAGCCAAGTGGATCTGAACTGGCTTCTCAGTCCACCGCTGTAAACAAACCTGATGAAACGATGACCACGGCCAGTGGTGGTGCACATCCGACCCAGCCAAGTGGATCTGAACTGGCTTCTCAGTCCACCGCTGTAAACAAACCTGATGAAACGATGACCACGGCCAGTGGTGGTGCACATCCGACCCAGCCAAGTGGATCTGAACTGGCTTCTCAGTCCACCGCTGTAAACAAACCTGACAAAACGATGACCACAGCCAGTGATGTTGCAACTGTTGCCCAACCAAGTGTACTTGACACTAGTGCAACAGCCGAAGTGTTCTTGCAATCTGACATCAAGATAGTTGCAAAACCAGCTGTTGAAGACGGTCACTTCATAATTTATCTAATAGTGGGATCAATCCTTTTATCAGTGGTATATATCATGTACCACAACAAAAATAAG ATTGTCTCCTTGTGTCAGAAAGATGGGCCCAAAAGAACCAGACGGCCAAAAACTTCTGAATATCAACGGCTTGATCAGAACTTGAGTGAAGTTATCACCAGTCTGAAAAAGAAAACCAACTTTAAGATGAGCTGA